A genomic segment from Triticum dicoccoides isolate Atlit2015 ecotype Zavitan chromosome 1A, WEW_v2.0, whole genome shotgun sequence encodes:
- the LOC119367072 gene encoding uncharacterized protein LOC119367072, producing MGIQGMENSKEFADKLFWICRGRGTLSRMKALTRIGSERWNMNIDGMLTEDEVKKVATQMITEKTTAGPFDRPCHSKSSLVQFATTKIRGLVVCKGGYLRGGCHPDWNLIQSISLSEVSY from the exons ATGGGG ATCCAAGGCATGGAGAACTCCAAGGAGTTTGCTGACAAGCTGTTCTGGATATGTCGAGGCAGAGGAACATTGAGCCGGATGAAGGCATTAACAAGGATCGGCTCAGAGAG GTGGAACATGAACATTGATGGGATGCTCACAGAAGATGAGGTCAAGAAGGTGGCTACGCAAATGATCACAGAGAAGACTACTGCTG GGCCTTTTGATCGACCATGCCATTCAAAAAGCTCTTTAGTGCAGTTTGCAACAACAAAAATCAGAGGATTGGTCGTTTGTAAGGGTGGATATCTCAGAGGTGGCTGCCACCCGGATTGGAATTTAATTCAATCTATTTCCCTTTCTGAAGTTTCATACTAG
- the LOC119367052 gene encoding uncharacterized protein LOC119367052 has protein sequence MERYLIPQYSLGLSSPLHSLNLSRSRSPLPSPGASAARVDELLPQPCDSDHRPPHLLHASAVAARRRSPLVLQQPRLEEDDRYMAKDAQVRGAAPMVAASSTGISAGWGCRRGAARGSGLRRAGCGATDDDGRRDSLIRALVLNPVPFRPDPRRCSSPARWPVTRGPTAAQDHGRSSSHARSCWLRLPVAYAGVAGVQHHGASSRARKQTVTITLRPAGAPSPRSMVVVNAVGSNAAAVGSIPYRALLK, from the exons ATGGAACGCTACCTTATCCCCCAGTACTCTCTcggtctctcctctcctctccactcACTCAACCTCTCTCGCTCCCGGTCTCCCCTCCCTTCCCCCGGCGCATCCGCCGCGCGCGTCGATGAGCTCCTGCCGCAACCGTGCGACTCCGACCATCGACCACCGCATTTGTTGCATGCATCGGCAGTTGCCGCGCGACGAAGATCGCCGCTGGTCCTGCAACAGCCTCGGCTGGAGGAGGACGATAGGTACATGGCGAAGGACGCTCAAGTAAGAGGAGCGGCCCCAATGGTGGCGGCCTCGAGCACCGGGATAAGTGCAGGCTGGGGATGCAGGAGAGGTGCAGCGCGGGGCTCGGGGCTCCGACGAGCTGGGTGCGGCGCGACGGACGACGACGGACGCAGGGACTCATTGATCCGGGCGCTGGTGCTCAATCCGGTCCCGTTCCGGCCGGATCCGCGGCGGTGCTCATCTCCGGCGAGGTGGCCGGTGACTCGCGGGCCGACGGCGGCGCAAGACCACGGGAGGAGCTCATCTCACGCGAGGTCCTGTTGGCTTCGGTTGCCGGTGGCTTACGCAGGGGTGGCGGGGGTCCAGCATCATGGAGCCTCTTCGAGGGCGAGGAAGCAGACGGTGACGATAACTTTGAGGCCGGCGGGGGCACCGTCTCCGCGTTCGATGGTCGTGGTGAACGCCGTGGGCTCCAACGCGGCCGCCGTTGGCTCTATCCCCTACCG GGCATTACTCAAGTGA